A window of Enoplosus armatus isolate fEnoArm2 chromosome 3, fEnoArm2.hap1, whole genome shotgun sequence contains these coding sequences:
- the ogna gene encoding osteoglycin, paralog a produces the protein MKALLFTCMLVPWLVAASARRFDQDSQLIPGSLPGRELNGYFSDHLKSRRARRALPLADESDDNPIPVEGDASDLPTCLLCVCLTGSVYCEEVSPDMTSVPTLPKETAYLYARFNRIKKISIKDFDEIVTLKRIDLTGNLISEIEDGAFAKLNLLEELSLAENRLVKLPMLPAKLTSFNVNHNLLKTRGVKANAFKKMTKLVNLFLADNQLEAVPHIPDNVKILHLQNNNITEVNTDTFCRSNDTYYLRLSLSEVRLDGNPVVLSKYPDSFTCMKVLPVGRYR, from the exons ATGAAGGCTCTCTTATTCACCTGTATGCTGGTGCCGTGGCTGGTGGCAGCCTCGGCCAGGAGGTTTGACCAGGACTCACAGCTGATACCGGGATCTCTACCTGGCAGGGAGCTGAACGGATACTTCAGTGACCATTTGAAATCAAGGAGGGCTAGG AGGGCGCTGCCTCTTGCTGATGAATCTGATGACAACCCAATCCCAGTTGAAGGAGACGCCTCTG ACCTGCCCACCTGCCTGCTGTGCGTGTGTCTGACTGGTTCAGTGTATTGTGAGGAGGTCAGTCCAGACATGACCAGTGTTCCCACCCTGCCTAAAGAGACGGCCTACCTGTATGCTCGTTTCAACAGGATCAAAAAGATCAGCATCAAAGACTTTGATGAAATTG TGACTCTGAAGAGGATTGACCTGACAGGGAACCTGATCTCAGAGATAGAAGACGGGGCGTTTGCTAAGCTAAACCTATTGGAGGAATTGTCTCTGGCTGAGAACAGACTGGTCAAACTTCCTATGCTCCCTGCCAAACTCACATCCTTCAACGTCAACCACAACCTCCTCAAAACCAGGGGTGTCAAAGCTAACGCTTTCAAG AAAATGACCAAGCTGGTCAACCTGTTCCTGGCCGACAACCAGCTGGAAGCTGTTCCACACATCCCAGACAATGTTAAGATCTTACATCTACAG AACAACAACATCACTGAGGTCAACACAGACACCTTCTGCAGGTCCAATGACACCTACTACCTACGGCTGAGCCTCAGTGAGGTCCGTCTGGATGGCAACCCTGTGGTGCTGTCTAAGTACCCTGACAGCTTCACCTGTATGAAGGTACTGCCTGTCGGACGGTACCGCTGA